DNA from Candidatus Methanomethylicota archaeon:
AAATAGAGTTATTATCGGCAAAATAATCTCAATGTACAGAGATGGTAGAACAGTAAGGATAAATAGAGATTTTAAATTTAAGATTATTCAGAGAGAGGTTGATTTTATCGGAGAAATTTTGGAACCTAATCCCTTGGAAGAACTTGGCTTGCCTCTTCCTTCTTATTTTCTTATCAGTGCTTCTAAATTTGAAAAAGAAAGTGAACAAGGAGTAGTAACATTCCCAATAGCTCAAAATATCCTGTTGAGGAGTAGCTATATCCCCTATTTTGAAGATGAAGTTAGAAGAATTTTGAAAGAGGAAGAAGCTGGATTAATCCTTGAAGGAACGATTTTTCACCCCGAATTAGAGAAATATTCCTTGAGTCTAAAGGAGGCTATCTCCTCATTTGAGGAGGAAAGTTTTGCATATACTAAGACCTCTTGTCGAAAGATACTCGAGGGAATTAAAGGAATAGTTGGTAAATGGAAAACTGTAGATGGAAGTGAAAGTCTTTGCGAGAAACTGAAATCAGTCGTTAACTCTCTTTATTCTTTTGCTTCAATAGGGGGGCCACATGAAGGAGTTACTACAAAAGAGGAAACCGAACTTATCTTAAAGAATACGGCTTCTTTGCTGTTTTATATAAATTCTCTCTTAAAGAATCAAAGGGTAGCATAGGATCTTTCTTAACTCTCAGGTGTAAGGGTTTGATTCCCTTCTTTTTCATTGATTAACTATAGCGGTTACAATTGCTCTTGACATTCATGTTTGCCAGATATAGACTGGAATAAGAAAATCATAGTTTTATGGTAGATTATGTGGACGCTAAAGAGGATTTTTAACAAAATAAGAAGTGAGAATCCATACTAGTCTGATTATACCTGCTTTGCTGAAGCTGTGCGCGGAAGGAAATTCTCCAGAAAGACTATAAGCGTTATTGTGAAGAAAAAGGTTTTCAAGATGGGGTCTAAAAGGGATCTTAAGCCCATATTCGACGAGCTCTCTAGAATACTTAAGCCCAATAGGTTTACATATTTATCTCCAGACCAGTCGGATGAAGCCGGAATACTGAGAGCATATACTGAGAGGAGGGGGGATAGTAGCAGCCGAATATGTTGTTAGGGGAGAGTATGGCGTTAACGCCTGCGATGTATCCTATGAGTTTAAGGGATATGACATAGAGGCTGGGGAAAATAAGATTGAGGTAAAAGCCTTCAGAAATGGAATGCATAAGACCATAGAATTAACCGAGAATGAGCACGAGAAAATGCGCGAAATAGAGGGCTATAAGATATTCGTTGTTGAAGATGCCTGGGATGACAACCCAAGGGTAAACGTCATAGAAGATCCTAAAAGCCTTATTCTAAACAAAAGAGGGCGAGATAAACCACGATTAACAATCGAAACCGAAACATATTACGAATGTGAAGAAGCCCGGTGGAGGAAAAAGTGGATAAAACAAAATTTGGAAAGGTGTAATAATTTTCCATTCTTGAGTTGTTTGTAACAAAAGCGTCCATAAATAAACTATATTCTACTGATTGTATGGGCTTTCCCCTAAGCTTCTCAATATTATCCAGCGCCCTATTTGGAACATTCTTAACAAGCTCTATATGATGTGGCCTTGAGCTCTCTCAACTGCGATATACCCCAAATAAGCATATAGTGACGTTTCCAGCGACATGGGTGGCATGAATCTTGTCGAGGGAGACTACCGCGTTATAGGGGCCCGGCGTGCCTCCTTCATCACCCTATGTAACTATATCTGGCTCACCTTATGGTGAGTATGGCTGTGGATTATTTTGCTGGCTTTTATCGTGTTATTTTTCAGCTTTGTTGAGGGGTGCTTCCTTGACAGGCATACTGTTCCCAGACCTAAAAGAACTATCATAAATTTCCTAAGACTTTACAATGAAAAAGGACGCCTCCAGTATTTGAGGAAGGTGGTAATATGTATCTTATTGGACAAGGACAAGTCCCAGAAGCTCGCGGACAGTTATTTAACCTTCGGAAAGTGGGATCAGGAGGTAGTGTTATAGTTTGAGCTTGGCAAAACTTATATACATACTGACATTTTTGAACTTTAGTGAGAGCTTGTCAAAAAATATCTGGTTGTCTGGTGATGAAGAAAATTAAGCGGAAAATGATGGGTTTTTTCTTACCGGGGAAA
Protein-coding regions in this window:
- a CDS encoding DUF3883 domain-containing protein gives rise to the protein MVAAEYVVRGEYGVNACDVSYEFKGYDIEAGENKIEVKAFRNGMHKTIELTENEHEKMREIEGYKIFVVEDAWDDNPRVNVIEDPKSLILNKRGRDKPRLTIETETYYECEEARWRKKWIKQNLERCNNFPFLSCL